agggggaaGAAGAGTCTTTCCACTTCAGCAGTATAGCTCGCCTGGCCAACAATAATGAAAAGTTTAATGTACTGAGTCTGGAGTTGGACAGATTCAGATTCTGGACCGCACCAAACATAGCACAGAGTGGCTCTGGTTCAATTTGATGCTGCAGGACTTCAGACATGGTATggaaaacagatttccaaaaggtGGACAAAGAAGGGCAGGACCAGTACATATGAAACAATGTACCAGGAGCACCCCCACACCTTATACAGGCTGGGTCCACCCCTGGACCAATGCCCCCGATGAACTATCTTAAATTGGATAAGTGTATGTCGAGCACACATTGATATATTGTGAACCTGGCCAAGGATAGAGTCCCACAGTTCATCCGTAATATGAAGAGCATTTATAAGTCAATACCAAACACTCAGTCTATCAGTTGGCTGGGTCCATCACTATCAAAATGACTGTCAAGAGTAgcatttcagtcatttctaaatGGGTGTGCTTTGCGTCAGATGATGTAAGAATAAACCTCTGATAATGGAAGCAATATTTAATTCAGGAGGTCATTAAAATAAGAGGATTGAAACTTCCTGTGCAGTCAAACTGTTTTGAAAGCTTTTCACGTTGATGGTTTTCTTACAAATGGAAATAAGTAATGAGGAGAGTGTGTTGAGAAGATGGGAGAAGTACTTTGAGGAACTCACAGATTAATTAAAAGAGAATGAGGGGAGGACAAATGGAGAACAGGCAGAGGGGAACTGTGAAGACGATGAAGCGGGGCTGCTGGCCGAGATTACCTGTGGGGGTATGAAGATGTCCAGGAGAGACAGCAATGATCAGATTGTTTAACACAATTTTGGAGCGTGAGAGGATGcctgagtttaaatacctgtgGTTACCCATCCAAAGTAACAGACAGTGCACAAGAgtggtgaagaagagagtgcaggcagtCTCAGAGTGATTTGTGATAGAAGAACAGCAGCAGGAGTGAAAGGCAAGGTTTGCAAGATGATGGTGAGACATGCTATTATGTCTGGTTTGGAGAGAAAGACGAGAGGCGGGACGTTGAATATTTGCAGATTTTCATTGGGTACGTTGGGTTTGAAGACAAAGTTGAGAAGCTGAGGCGGTTTGTTCATGTGCAGAGGATGCTAAGGCAGGAGGAAAGCGGAAGATCATAGAGAAGATTCATGtgtgtagtgaaggaggacatggagagggttggtgtgacagggtgagatggagtAAACGTCATACAGCTGAAACGAAGACTTAGTGGAAAAAATAACTCTGTTTTACGTAGTTAGCATACAAACACTACATTTCAGGACACCTGTCAAACAGTGAGGCCACAATGTAGCTGCAAAGACTATTTTAAATTGTATGACTTTTAAAACTTGCAAAAGTAGCCTGCATCTACATAACTATCAGAATAATCTCCAGTGGTCACATTGCTTTTACAGCCACAGCAATTAAGAACACTGAATAAAACTGCAGTTGTAAAACAttacaaatgaaacagactaaattttCTACACTGATTGGAAACACATGAGCCCCAATACTACAGTGACCAATAACAGTAAGAGGAGTGGTTTAAACCAGACTATATAAACAATTACTAGACCACAACCACCACACCCATTTCTCCCAGgagatgaaagaaaaaacacgttttttaaaaatggctgcAGTTAGTTGCAGCGTGTCACTTATAAAAACTGTACAATGTTGTGTGGGATGATAAAATCACTGAAGGATAATTCTGGCAATGTTCTTCATTTTTCTTACTGTCAACAAATCCCATTGAAATATGATAACATACAATGATATCATGTGAATGCCAAGTTTGGCTGTGTTGACAAAGTATAATGTAGTGTGTTCCCCTGACACTAAACTACCACTGTCATCCAAATCTAATATTAACACGTAAAAGATAATTTAGTCACGTCTTGTGGTAAGTGATGTATTAAATTCTGTTTTAGTGTGGTTTGCAACTGTGTCAGTTACTCTTACAGTCACTGAGCACTTTATTAGGAACACCAATTTAATTGAACCGAGGTcagtttttactgtcagttgcagAAAAGACAGTTCTGATGCTAGTTATTATCAAGGTAAGAGTGGGTGTTGGGTGAAACCCGATACTTATAACTCGGTCAGTCCATCAGAATTGTCTTTTGACCAATTTTCTTTGGTCATAAAGGATAGGATTCCCACCCCACTATCCTCCTCTGTCATGAACTCTCTCTTCGAAGGTTCATGTTGACATCTGTTCTAATAGGGCTAATTTCTGCATTCTTACGGGTATACAAGTGAGTTTAAACCAACTTTAAATATCTGTtaatgtcttttctttttccaggatATTGGCAATTTTTTCTCTGCTGTTTGTGCGAATGACTGGATCCTGGCTCTCCATCAGATCCTGCTCATCCTGCTCATTGTGGGGAAGTGGCTCCTGCCCTTGGGAGGCGGGGTCACAAGAGATGAGTTGTCTCAACTTCTTCTAATCTTTGTTGGCACTGCAGCAGACATCCTGGAATTTACTAGTGAGACACTATCAGATATCAAGTGGGTGACTAATCATGTTCCATCTCCatgtgcatttattttaatttcacacagAGCCATGTACATGTGTTGATAATATATCAATGCAATAACTGAAATAAGCAGTGAAACTCTTTCTTCACTCTTCaccgtgtttttttgttttgttttttacagagaTAACAATGATATGCTGGTCTATGTCATCTTAGGTGTATGGACCTGGAGTATGTTGCAATTTCCACTTCATCTAGCAGGTCAGTGCGTGTTAGTGTATCAAAATGTAACTTTAGTGCTTATTAAGGGCCTACACCATAAAGACACTAATTCCCTAGTAATTCAACATGTTTATAATTTTGCCAAACATCCCATCAACTGCTGGGAGTAAACGGTGATGTAGATAAGTTCTCCCTAGTGCCATCACTTCCCGAGTATCAAAACCAAAGGGCATTGCCACCGACATGGAAATGCTGCTTCCTTCAGAcctatacttaaaaaaaactgctaCATGAAGTAGTCAGAACTGGGAATTTGTGCAAATAATTAGAGATAAATTGACAAAGCTTCAAGTTCTCATTTTACCTGAGAAGAGGAATCTCTTATTAGGCCGCTGTGTTCTTGAAATTGCCAAACCCTAATAATGATCTCAATTCTCCATAACCCCATCTCATAATTTATAAGTAACCCTAATGATGCAGTTATATGCATCTTTACCATCGCAGTGCATTTAGAGCACTTAGTACTCTGTGTTTGCACACAGAGAGCCATGTTCACTTTGTCTGGATCTcttttaaacacacaaagaattGATAGACAAATGCAACATATTCATATAATGCAGAGTTGACTTTGGAAACAgccactgagaaaaaaaagatcaatttAGAAGCTATTCTGGAGTTTCTGACACATCTTACAATCTTTAAGATAGGGTATATGGTCAAGCATTATAATACATTTTTGAAAGGTTAAGGTTCTTGAAAAATGTTTGATGATTAAAGGCGTGAACCTCATCAACCCTCTTCAAAGAAATTAGACAACAACCACTGAATATATTAAAGATTAAAGGGTTTAAAAGCTTGACTTTCCAATTACACTAGCATGGTTTCCCCATCCCCCTATAACACAGGAAAACCACCAAAGACTGTTTATAGTTTGACTTGACTTATTCAAATATTTGGCTAGCTCTACATATTTGATCTGATAGATTTTTATACCAGCTACCCCTCCTGACAGAACTCCCAGGGAATTTGTGTGTCCTACTGTCCTCAAATCAGGAACCCTCAGCTTTCTATGTGACTATGTAAACCATTACACTCCAACAAACACATTAACTGGGTAACATAGGAGTCCTGTGCATATGTGAAGAGTTTTCACTTCTATGATAGGTTAGACTTTTTTGAGGTTTAAACAGCTAAACAATAAATGGATAgcctttgttttagtttttagcCATTTAAAGGCTAAAAATGATGCTTTAACTGTAGGTCTTAGTGATGCCCCTCCTCTTATCTACTGATCTACTTAAAGAAGTAAGCTGTTCTAACTGTTTCTCCCTCCCCTTTATCCAGCTTTCTTCTAATTGGCTAACTTTCTTATGGGTGGGAAGATGTAAGTTCAAGGGAAAAGCATAATAGGTATCCTTTATGTGTGACTATTCCAGCATTTCTTTAGAGAAGAAAGATTTACCTCTTGAAAAACAATAGCAGGGAAGGTTGCTCTAAATAGCAAGTGTGGCGTCTGTCAGACTACATCAAGCTACCTGAATGAAACCTTCATTTCACTCCCAATCTGTTGCTTTTTCTCTCCTTATCTGACATAGTGGTGAACTCCACACCTGGCAGAGAGGCTGATCAGGGTGCACAGGAGTCTCTCTTGACTAAGCACAGCACTGACATATGGAACATCATTCAGGCGCTGTTTATCCAGGACGGCCCTTTTCTGTGTGTCAGGCTCACTGTGATGGCCTGCTTCAAAGTCTTCCACCAGATGCTTGTCTTTTTTGCCATCAAGAACTTCCTAGTGGTTGCACTGAACTTGTACAGGTTTGTTGTTATATGTCAGGACTTCAGAACCTCCAGTGACAATGATGCCGGGGGCACCGCCATCCCATGACTTTGATGCATAAACAACAAGTGTAAACGGAGGTCTGGGAGGATTTTACACCAaactttttaaagatttttcagttaaaaagaaaactacacctggagcaggaaaataaaaagaatttaaTGCTCTCTGCTTTCTTCACACACTTCTACTGTGTGAAATACAGAATTCAGAAAACTCGGATATGCTGAGCAGCTAAGTTCAGAGACTCAACTGCTTAGCATCCAGTTCAGCCTATGAAAATCTCTGTCAACTCATTCATGTAGTACTTATATCCGGTTATGAATACATGATCTAAATGTTAGTTTCAACTATGCACGGTATaaactggtttgtttgtttgtttgtttgtttgtttgtttgtttgtttgtttgtttgtttgtttgtttgtttgtttgaatgaATGACTTACGTGACCAACAGCACCAGGGACACAGCAAAACAAGGAAACAGAGCAGAACAGGAAAAAGGTGTGGCGGTCACAATAATAAATATCTCCATATAAGAAAATAGTGCAAATCTACAACACTAAGCCTGTCAACACTCCACAATGCCTTAAAGTAGCTCCAGTGCCTCTGCTTATCAGTGCAGCATAAAATAACTGAAGTCCCAGACTTTCAGGTAAGACTTTTGTGCTTAATGGCTGAGGGGACATGAGGTCACCAAGAACAGGAAGAGAAAAATAGATGAGAGCAATGGCTCAGAGGCTAGGAGGTGTTGACAAAAAGCTCGACAGCATTTTTCCTGTCTTAACGCAGACAGGATGTTCCGGCTGACTAAAACAAACCCTGATCCAGCAGCTGGCTGTTAAAGAAAAGAACTTTAGCAGCGTGGATAATTATTCCACACCTTGATTGATGGTTAGTTGTACCTCTTGGATGGTGATGCTTAAAAAGTAAttcatgcccccccccccttcttttttaACAAGTAtcagaaatgtaaaataatcCCTGAAGTGGGTGAATTATCTTATCGTTCGTGCAATATTGTTAAAGTAAgtaaaagtaagtaagtaaaatttatttatatagcgcttttcacagataaaaatcacaaagtgctttacaacacagaaaatgggaatataaaacaatataacagtaaataaaacaatgtaaaacaataaaactataaaaacagcataagaagaaattaatcaaatgcttttctaaataaaaatgtcttcagctgtttcTTAAAACAATCAATGGAGTCCGTGCAGCGAAGAGACAGTGGGAGAGAATTCCACAACCGTGGTGCCACAGTCTGAAAGGCCCGATCACCACGAGTTTTAAAACGAGTGCGTGGTACCACCAACAGTCTCTGATCTAATGACCTTAAAGCCCGAGAAGATGTATGTGatttcagcaggtcagataAATATTGAGGAGCCTGACCATGCAGGGCCCTAAAGGTTAGaactaaaattttaaactgaaacctaaaatttacaggcaaccagtgaaggGAGGCCAAGACTGGAGTGATATGCGATCTTCTCTTGGTGCCTGTTAAGAgacgtgctgcagcattctgcacaGTCTGAAGACGATTTAAGGCTGATttgttaaaacaagtaaaaaggcCATTACAATAGTCTAAacgagaagaaataaaagcatgaataatcatctcAAGTTCAAGCTTTGATACCATTAGTCTGAGTTTAGAAATATtccgtaaatgataaaaacagtttcgGACTAGCTGCTTAGAATGCTGCTCGAGCGACATCGAGCTGTCAAATAAGACACCGAGATTTCTAAGGCTTGATTTTACGTAAGGGTCTAAGAAGCTGATAAAGAGACCAAACACACCGTTAAACTTTACTCAGGTAAGGAGCTCTGTTTGCGTTGTATTTAAGACCTTTAAACTTCTCCTCAGGCTTTAAGATGCCAgcaatttttgttttcaaattatTCGTATTGGTTTGGTGATGCTATTTTGACTGCATTATTTTCCTAGATTACTGCAAGAAATAGCATCTTATCCTGTCAAggtcttatttttttctgtaattctgtttttttaaataaacatcatTAAATGATGTAGCTCTGcctcccgttactttactgaacAAGCATTTGTTTCAGAATTAAACTGATCATTTACAGCAGAATTCGTGGACTGACCTGTTTCACTTCACAGATATAAATTCAAACCTCTGAGCATGCATTTCATCTTAATTCTGATACAAAGTATAAATTATAAGGTTCAGCCGTCACTTGACTTCTGCACAGCCTCACCTTAAAGTAAAAGCTGAATCACTTTAAGGAAAAAGTGATTCCTATTTATTTTGAGTAAAGCGATCATTTTTTACAGTAACTCGATTCTGCAACCTGTCTGCTGTCTCCCCTTTGTGGACAATTAGTGTATTAACACTTTGATGCCATCTGTGGGCAGATTTTGACATGTTGTATAATCATAGTCAGTTTTATTTGAGCTTAGAGCTCTCTGTGAAATCACTGTGGCTGCTGTCAAACTGTTACTGGAGTtcgtttgtttttaatagagtAGCCACAGACTGCCACAATAATccaaaaaatccaaaataaaagttttgcaTCTCAAAGCTGTGTGTTGAGGTGTAGTGTTTGCATACCCTGAGTAAAATAGAGTTAGTTTAACAGCAAGTGAACTCGCTTTGGAAGAAACATCTGTTCAGAAGACAAAAAGCATTATTTGTCAACCAAAGCATGTTCTCTTAAGAGAAGTTATGTTGTTGCCCTCAGGTTGGTGCTGTCCTGCACCTGTGGGAAAAACAAACTGCTACTCAAAATCTTTCATATCGTCTTCTAATAAGCTGCTGAATGTTGAGTAGTTTTTCTTATTCCATCTTCAATCTATGTTTAGGTTCTACCCAGAGACTTTAAAACTGTACCTACGTgtagtttgtttatttattccaaATTTTATATGGTTATTATGATGGTGGACTGTCAAACTGAATTGCCCATTGTGGCATAAAAGTTTTCTGAATATGCGCGTCGCCTTCTGAGCTAAGTCTTCATTTCATGAGCATGAAGATTACAGTGAAAGAAACTGAACATGGCTGTGTAATATCAGTCACCAGTTTGACTTTGCCTGTTATTTGGATAAACATGCAGGTATTCAAAGGGCTGACAGAGAGACAAAGATAACTGTGGAAAACCTCCGTAAGAGTTGCTATCTGTGCACATTAGCTAGAGCATTTCTTGTTCTTTGTTATCATTTGATAATGTTTTCATCATAATCAAAGTGACACCGGACTCAAGAGAAAGCACAGCAGCTTTAAAGTTTACAGAATTCTGAAGAGTTTTGAAACAGGTGAGTACACAGGGAAGTGAACTCTTTACAGGGAAATGGGGATTTCTCTCAAAGAGAAGAGGACACGTAAGAGCTGACTAAGGTGAGGATCGCAGATACAGTTTCAAATTGTTTACTTCTGTGTTTCTTCTTAGCAGGTTGCACTGGCCAAACAAGTAGGCTGAAAAAATCAAGAGAGGGAACAGAAGAGAGTGGTGGAAAGCGGGCAGGAAATTAACTTGTAAGCATATTTCTCTTGACAGGTAACGTCCCACTTGAAAGTGCAGGTAAGCTGAGTTTGGAGGAATGCACCAAAATCTTTCCAGCAATCTTAACACCATGCAATACCAAGGAGCCAATGATCTTGCAGAGTGTGGACACTCAAACTGGAGTCACCTCAGGGTGGGCAATTCCACCTGAGAAGGGGGAGGCagaagtgagagagagaaaaagagagaagaagaaaaacagcctTGGCCTGCCAGGACCATGACTAAAAACAAATATTGGTTGCATATAACTTTTTGTGAAAACGTGTATTTTTTCTATCAGCTGACAAGTTTTatttcaaataataataataatattaataaataaataaatgaagattTTGGCTTCTTCTACCAGCCACTTCTTTTAGGGGACtgtctccatctcaccctaaccctagcatcctcctctgtcacaccaacctccatcatgtcctccttcacaaTATCAATGAAcctcctctgtggtcttcctcttttcctcctgcccgGAGGACCATATGCATACCACTGTCCCTCCTctacacatgtccaaaccatctcagccttgcctctctgaCTTTGTCTCCATCCTGAGCTTTCCCACTGATGTACTCATATCTAACCTCTCTCTCTAAATATTAATTTATCTATTTCTGGTAGTCATTACTCTTTGatcaatacaaaaaacaaaaaacattttgacacaTGAATTAAGTATTTCCAGTGAGCTACAGCTTTTGCAGAAGTGGGggttttttctgaatgcataAGCATGCTCTAATTTGCAAAAGAAATCTTCAGAACTGAGAACTTGTGAGAAATGTGCTAAAGCAAACAAGCAAACTGTAATTAGGTGTTGGACCAAAAAAGTCCAATGTGCTCTCCAAAGGTGACAACTGAGTGTTGTCTAACAGTTTATTATAGTAATCTACAATCACagtatgttttttaatttacttcTTTATTAGGAGATACCTACATTCAtctgaagaataaaggtttcacaggactctgtgcaATCCTTTGGAAAAACTACAtacacccttactgcttccataagAATTAAGGATGTAAGTAGCAGCTATACTAttttgtttggaagggttgccaggagaaaagCCTATTCTATCTAAAATGAGCttggcagcacagcttaggttttcCTAAAACCCCATAAACACAGCAAAGCcccataaaaaaaaccctcatttGTAGCACGATGATGAAAGGGTGATGATTTGGACTTGTTTTACAGCCAAAGGATCTGGGCACTTTGCAGTCAAGTTGACCATGAACTTCActttataccaaagtattctagagtcaaatatgAGACCATCTGTCTCACAATTAAAGCATGGCTCAAACAGGGACCTGAGTGGACCAAAATCCCTCCATATACAGTTATTGCCGTTAAAGATGATTCAATAAGTTACGGAATCATACATTTAATTTTTGATTAGATAGACAGTTCCATGTAAAAATCATAAAGGCATACAGAATAAATACAGCCAAAcgctgtgtgttgttgttgtttttttacctccttacctttaaagaaaatattaagGTTAGCTgggctgccatcttgtggcattttacatttattacatttattttgtacTCTCTCTTTATATTTTCTGCCTCACAGCACATCACCCATTACTACCTGTTGGAATTCCGAAAAAGAAAAGTACATCTCTGCAGCATTCAGCTCAACTATCTTCTGTTAAACGCAATCCTTTCTGTGATCAGGACTCGAGCTTAGACAGTAACGGTCACAGGCCGGTTGTTGGGTGTGTAATATGACACACTGAGTGGGGCTGGGCTATACTTTGCTATTGTATCCAAATAAGCCCAGCCCTTCACGATCCTAACCTGGCTGACGGGTACGTTTCACTCTTGGGTGGGGCTGGAGCTTTTATATTATATCCTCACATCACCCACTGTCACTGCGCAAAGACGCATAAGACATTGAGCGGACAGATTTCGGCTCCTTTGCTCGCCTTTCCTCTCCGTGTACACCGCTCGCTGATCGTCGGTCATGTTTCGCTGTGGGATCGCCTACCCTCGATGCAGGTGGATCAGTCCCCTGCTTCTGCTCTTCGCCATTATTTTTGACCTTATCGCCATCTGCGCACAATCGGGATGGGTAGAGGACGAGGACGCCAAGTCTCACTACGCCAGTATGTGGAAGCAGTGCCGCGGCTTAAAAGACAACTGGAAGTGCCAGTCGTTCATGGAGTTCTGTAAGTATCAGTCTACCTCACACATAAACCATACACAATATGCTGTTCAAAGATAATCCGACAAGAGCGAATGGGATGCCTTAATGCAGCCAATAATAAACCTCGAGTCAGTGCGAAAATCCACATTCCCATATTGTAACTTCAGGGTGTTGACCTCTGCTAAAGAAGTCCAGGCTGAGGGGAGGAGGGAGGCCTGCAACAGTCAGGCAAGCAGGCGGAATGAACTTTGGTCTCCACGAGCATTAACTCTTTTCTCGTTTATCACCTCCAGCTTAAATAAACGCAGTTGAAAGAAAGGCGGTTGAATGCTGTTGGATAATAAGTCCTGAGTGCCTTCCTCCTAGGCTGACGTCTTCACGCCAGGAGAAACATTCCTTGAAATAGCTTTCTGTTCTTTAGTTTGTGTGAAGGGTCACAACATTAGTTCAAAGAAGGCAAAACGATTCAAACGTAGATAAACGGCAGCAAAAAGAATCATGAATAAAGAAACGATTCCTCACATAATATCCTGTTCAGTATGAAACCTGGGCATTGGCGGAGGAAGAATTTTCTTTTCTGGGGGCAGTCGCACTTAGGTTATGGTTGTGAAAACATATTTATAagtaaattgtaaatttttATATGGAGTGTAAccataacacccccccccccttttttttcacctttatGGTTAATAATgttaattattaatattaatggcAGGATTAGCATGAATCTTGAAAACATACTTCTGAAGTATCAGAAATGGGTGCAACCAACAGGCACCAAAGATGACTAAAAGCCTGTTAGTAAGTGAAGCCTGAGCTTTTTTACTGTTAAGATATTGATGTTCTTATCATCAAGATAATTACTAAATGTGGCCTTCATAGAAGACagcgcagagctgctgtttgatggtgttTGTGTAAATTGTGGCATCCTTGTTATAGAATCCTTGGTTGATGTCATTTTAAAGGTTATCTTCATATTAGAACACACGAATAACTAATGTGCATTTTACAGTACATATAATGTATAAACCTCTTTTTATCAAAGCAGTGAAACTCATAGTGCTATCCCCATAGCAACCCATATGTGAAATATGTTCCCACAACTGTGGTGGTTGCATAACAACCACAGAGATAAGTTCTTCTTGAAAAGTAGTAGTTGTTTAATTGCACAGCCCCCCTCAGGGTTTACTATTAGTGACCAGAAGGTCCACTTTTGATTACAGCCCCTGAAAAAAATGgatttacaaagaaatgaaacctataaagacaaactgttgacagatgaggtcatTGTTGCTATGACTTAATGGATTAAAATACTTTTACTCATCAGAATGATTCAAGGGCACCCTGAATAAACCCTTACGAACAAGAACTTTGTGAACTCTGTGAATCTGCACAGGTAGCGAAAACCAtatcaggaaaaacaaaaacaactcgGGTACATTTAGAATACTTTAATAGCTTCTCCCAGCCCAAACCAAAGAGAAGCAGAATTTCACACAGACTATTTTGGGAGAACCAGTTGATGAGTTTATTCTTCAGCAAAGACTGTCAGCCACAGAAACGTAACTCACCGACACACAAGGAGACCCAGTATGTGGAACAATAACTGAGAACAGAACAGACTTGTATTCTCGGTCTCTCCTACTCAGGCTTTATTTGTGTTGCTCCACGCCTGCTGTGGCCAACAGAGACACTATTGTTGTTCTTATCAGACTCTTTGAAAGTCACCTAGGTCAGCCTAATGTCACACAGCTCCAAATTAGGGTCTGCAAAGCATACATGTAGGATCACTTATTAGACTCGCCATTCACAGTGGTAATTATTTTAGGAGTTGCTTGCACTCTTTAATGCCATTTCTAGAAAACATAACCAGAGATCTAAGCATGGAGCACAGCCCCAAAGCAAGATCTGGTATTTTTTTGTGTAAtatgtacatttaaaaaaaaaaagtacttttagCACTCAGTGGCATAAAACCTTACTCACAGGAAAATGCCCCTTATTTTTTAGATGTCTGTTGATATTACTTTTTTGTGTTTCATACTTTGCATGCACACCTGTGTTTTAGTTTAAAACATGGTTAAAATGATCACTTTATTAATCAGCAGTTCAACAGATCACCTCAGTTTTACTGTATGTCACTAAATAAGTTAGTTTTGTATTATTTACACAAAACACATACAGTCTACTAAACTGTGGTGTcatgttttattatatttaatgaCCTCACTGTAACAGTCAGTTGAGAAAATAATTGTTAATGGGAATAACCACTTGCTGCAGCCCTAATTAAGATGACTGTTTAATGTAAATATCCATGGCTGTGTGACAGCAGCTCCAAaaagtcaacaacaacaacaattgcCAGTGTGGTTGTTAAGAGAGTATTATAGCTCTAgcatgttgtcagtgtttttctgGCATTTTTCTGATCTCTTTTGATATTTTAGGCTAAATAGTTTtgttaggctacgttcacactgcaggc
This is a stretch of genomic DNA from Maylandia zebra isolate NMK-2024a linkage group LG13, Mzebra_GT3a, whole genome shotgun sequence. It encodes these proteins:
- the LOC101475550 gene encoding transmembrane protein 26 isoform X1 translates to MGLIKFISAIITRALFILIALIGVWRVTRVKEHDFYWLLTFLFLPLVLEMIITLRRRKGKDYKWFSPPIFLFLISIIPSMWLLELHHQQNKNSEPQCQKLDSLDLYNLIQNKTSRNLTITDSLKDIGNFFSAVCANDWILALHQILLILLIVGKWLLPLGGGVTRDELSQLLLIFVGTAADILEFTSETLSDIKDNNDMLVYVILGVWTWSMLQFPLHLAVVNSTPGREADQGAQESLLTKHSTDIWNIIQALFIQDGPFLCVRLTVMACFKVFHQMLVFFAIKNFLVVALNLYRFVVICQDFRTSSDNDAGGTAIP
- the LOC101475550 gene encoding transmembrane protein 26 isoform X2, which gives rise to MGLIKFISAIITRALFILIALIGVWRVTRVKEHDFYWLLTFLFLPLVLEMIITLRRRKGKDYKCIIPSMWLLELHHQQNKNSEPQCQKLDSLDLYNLIQNKTSRNLTITDSLKDIGNFFSAVCANDWILALHQILLILLIVGKWLLPLGGGVTRDELSQLLLIFVGTAADILEFTSETLSDIKDNNDMLVYVILGVWTWSMLQFPLHLAVVNSTPGREADQGAQESLLTKHSTDIWNIIQALFIQDGPFLCVRLTVMACFKVFHQMLVFFAIKNFLVVALNLYRFVVICQDFRTSSDNDAGGTAIP